From a region of the Halomonas sp. HL-93 genome:
- the gluQRS gene encoding tRNA glutamyl-Q(34) synthetase GluQRS, producing the protein MTQPTCYRGRFAPTPSGPLHFGSLVAALGSYLDARAVGGEWLVRIEDIDPPRCPPGADSMILRQLEAFGLQWDGAVRWQHGRHDAYQQALDALAHQGLAYPCSCSRKQWQAFSVYPGWCRQGLSDATQPVAWRLRSDLAQRPVEWHDRLFGFQQFDPETLGDVILKRKDSLWAYQLAVVVDDAEQGITDIVRGFDLLDNTPWQRQLQIALALPEPRYLHLPLVVTPEGQKLSKQNLAPALADDERGIRHQLFQALLALDQALPSELSREPVTTQLHWAVTHWSVARLSPSAHRELPQEV; encoded by the coding sequence ATGACGCAACCGACTTGCTACCGTGGGCGTTTTGCCCCCACCCCCTCTGGCCCGCTGCATTTTGGCTCGTTGGTGGCGGCGCTGGGCAGTTATCTCGACGCACGCGCGGTGGGCGGCGAATGGCTGGTGCGAATTGAAGACATTGACCCGCCACGTTGCCCACCAGGCGCTGACAGTATGATATTGCGCCAGCTGGAAGCATTTGGGCTCCAATGGGACGGAGCCGTTCGCTGGCAGCATGGACGTCATGACGCTTATCAACAGGCGCTTGACGCTCTAGCCCACCAAGGGTTGGCCTATCCATGCAGCTGTTCGCGCAAACAGTGGCAAGCATTCTCGGTATATCCAGGCTGGTGCCGCCAGGGCCTAAGTGACGCCACCCAACCGGTTGCTTGGCGGCTGCGCAGCGATTTGGCCCAACGCCCGGTCGAATGGCATGATCGCCTGTTTGGCTTTCAGCAATTCGACCCTGAAACGCTGGGCGACGTAATACTCAAACGCAAGGATTCACTTTGGGCTTACCAACTGGCAGTGGTGGTGGATGATGCTGAGCAAGGCATTACCGATATCGTCAGGGGCTTTGATTTGCTCGACAACACCCCCTGGCAGCGCCAGCTACAAATCGCACTAGCGCTACCCGAGCCGCGTTATCTACATTTGCCATTAGTCGTGACCCCTGAGGGTCAAAAGCTTTCCAAACAAAATCTTGCGCCAGCACTCGCTGACGATGAGCGCGGCATCCGCCACCAGTTGTTTCAGGCCCTGCTGGCTCTCGACCAAGCGCTTCCCAGCGAACTTTCTCGTGAGCCAGTGACCACGCAATTACACTGGGCAGTGACCCATTGGTCGGTGGCGCGTCTGTCACCGTCAGCGCACCGCGAATTGCCTCAGGAGGTATGA
- a CDS encoding ATP-binding protein, which translates to MSVEVLGALLLGLGYLALLLGCAMAVERGWVPLHISRHPAVYTLALGVYASAWAIYGSVELAANVGFGYLAYYLGAAGAFLLAPVLLVPIQRITRTYQLASLADLFAFRFRSRWAGTLVTFVSLLAVLPLLGIQVKTMSEAFNLFTQSQAGPTVALSFCTAIAALAVMLGARHSHVHSRHNSLLSTIAIESIVKLLAMLGLGAVALWLVFSGPGDVQQWLEGPGYLAQAQTARFDPAQWRTLLLLFFAAAFMMPHLFHITFAENLSRHTLLQASWTLPLFLLLMALPVPLIWWAAQSVNDEIPMSAYAAYALSEHWWVGALAFIGGLAAASGTMMLIALALSGMVLNHIVLVARPPEARSDLYGWLLWLRRGLVVGVIISGWLFYQWIGRHHPLTNLGLAAFVGMAQCLPGMLALLYWPGANRKGMVTGLIGGIAVWLWWLWLPLVAGYAPPALPLTPLTPADAPAWYGVTLLSLSLNILLLIVVSLFTRTSEGEKSAAEACSVDAVIRSKRLPLEAATAGDFSAHLAQALGDDAARREVDRALKALNLTPQERRPYALRRLRDRIQANLSGLMGPSVARDIVDRYLPYRHDDAPITDDIHFVESRLEAYRSRLTGLARELDGLRRHHRQTLAYLPVGLCVLGDDDELVMWNQALSQLSGISGESVIGSRRDSLPDPWPKLLGSVLSEGSSPLYKQAVQLHGKDYFLTLHIAVLSGHDSRGGSVILVEDHTEMKWLEDELVHAARLASIGQLAAGVAHEIGNPITGISSLAQNLRYDTQDPALLETADHIQQLTQRVTKIVNSLVGFAHAGGPTPALPSSPVTLKSITDDALHLIHLARSGEDVTFTNACAEALVVQGDAQRLTQVMVNLLSNARDACAPTGTVYISAGEQAGQAWWCVTDDGQGIDPTIRDHLFEPFTTTKAAGEGTGLGLSLAYQIINEHQGRIEVASPPPGASRGTAIILWLPLYQQDDQPTHV; encoded by the coding sequence ATGAGCGTTGAGGTGCTCGGTGCGCTACTTCTGGGCTTGGGCTATCTCGCCCTGCTGCTCGGCTGCGCCATGGCGGTGGAACGCGGCTGGGTACCGCTGCATATCAGCCGCCACCCCGCCGTCTACACGCTAGCGCTCGGTGTTTATGCAAGCGCCTGGGCCATTTATGGCAGCGTAGAGTTAGCCGCTAACGTAGGGTTTGGGTATCTTGCCTATTACCTCGGCGCCGCCGGTGCGTTTCTGCTTGCACCCGTCCTGCTAGTCCCTATTCAGCGTATTACCCGAACGTACCAACTCGCCTCATTGGCGGATCTATTCGCCTTTCGTTTTCGCTCCCGTTGGGCGGGCACGCTGGTGACATTTGTCAGTCTGCTGGCGGTACTGCCGCTGCTGGGCATTCAAGTCAAAACCATGAGTGAGGCCTTCAATCTCTTTACTCAAAGCCAGGCGGGGCCCACTGTAGCGCTTTCGTTTTGCACGGCAATTGCCGCTTTAGCGGTGATGCTAGGGGCTCGCCACAGCCATGTTCATAGTCGACATAACAGCTTATTGAGCACCATCGCAATCGAGTCGATCGTGAAGTTGCTGGCGATGCTGGGGTTGGGCGCTGTGGCTCTGTGGCTGGTGTTCAGTGGCCCCGGTGATGTGCAGCAGTGGCTCGAAGGACCAGGCTATCTTGCCCAGGCGCAAACCGCGCGTTTTGACCCCGCCCAATGGCGCACCCTACTGCTGCTGTTCTTCGCCGCCGCCTTTATGATGCCGCACCTGTTTCATATTACCTTTGCAGAAAACCTGTCGCGACATACCCTGCTCCAGGCAAGCTGGACCCTGCCGCTATTTTTATTGCTGATGGCCTTGCCCGTCCCACTGATTTGGTGGGCCGCACAGTCCGTTAACGATGAGATACCCATGAGCGCCTACGCGGCCTATGCGTTAAGCGAGCACTGGTGGGTCGGGGCCTTGGCGTTTATTGGCGGTTTAGCCGCCGCCAGTGGCACCATGATGCTAATTGCCCTGGCGCTTTCCGGCATGGTGCTCAATCACATCGTACTCGTAGCGAGGCCACCCGAAGCGCGTAGCGACCTGTATGGGTGGCTATTGTGGCTACGCCGGGGGCTGGTGGTCGGGGTGATTATAAGCGGCTGGCTGTTTTACCAATGGATTGGCCGTCACCATCCGCTAACCAACCTGGGGCTGGCCGCCTTCGTGGGAATGGCGCAGTGTTTGCCAGGCATGCTAGCGCTGCTCTACTGGCCGGGAGCCAATCGCAAAGGCATGGTGACCGGTCTGATTGGTGGCATTGCCGTCTGGCTATGGTGGCTATGGCTCCCCCTTGTGGCAGGCTATGCGCCCCCGGCCTTACCCTTAACGCCGCTAACGCCCGCTGACGCCCCCGCCTGGTATGGTGTCACGCTGCTTTCTTTGTCGCTTAACATCCTATTATTGATTGTCGTGTCGCTGTTTACGCGCACGTCTGAAGGCGAAAAATCCGCTGCCGAAGCCTGCTCCGTCGATGCGGTAATCCGCTCAAAACGTTTACCGCTGGAAGCCGCCACGGCAGGTGACTTCTCAGCACACCTAGCCCAGGCGCTGGGGGATGATGCCGCCCGCCGTGAAGTCGACCGCGCCCTCAAGGCGCTCAACCTGACGCCCCAGGAGCGTCGCCCCTACGCGCTACGCCGCCTACGCGACCGTATCCAGGCAAATCTTTCGGGGTTAATGGGACCCTCGGTGGCGCGCGACATCGTCGACCGCTACCTGCCCTACCGCCACGACGATGCACCGATTACCGACGACATTCATTTTGTGGAAAGCCGCCTGGAAGCCTATCGATCGAGGCTTACGGGGCTTGCGCGAGAGCTTGACGGCCTGCGCCGTCACCACCGTCAAACGCTTGCCTATCTACCCGTCGGGCTTTGCGTCCTCGGGGACGACGACGAGCTGGTAATGTGGAATCAGGCGCTTTCACAGCTTTCCGGCATCAGCGGCGAAAGTGTCATTGGCTCGCGGCGGGATAGTCTTCCCGATCCCTGGCCCAAACTGCTGGGGAGCGTACTTAGCGAAGGCTCTTCACCACTGTATAAGCAAGCGGTGCAGCTACACGGTAAGGACTACTTTCTAACACTTCACATAGCAGTACTCAGCGGTCATGACAGCCGCGGCGGTAGCGTCATCCTGGTGGAAGACCATACCGAGATGAAATGGCTGGAAGATGAGCTCGTCCACGCCGCCCGCTTAGCCTCTATTGGCCAACTGGCCGCAGGCGTCGCCCATGAGATTGGCAACCCGATTACCGGCATTTCATCGCTGGCGCAAAACCTGCGCTATGACACCCAGGACCCTGCCTTACTAGAGACCGCGGACCATATTCAGCAGTTGACCCAGCGTGTCACCAAAATCGTCAATTCGTTGGTCGGTTTTGCGCATGCGGGAGGCCCCACGCCTGCGCTACCCAGCTCGCCGGTTACCCTTAAATCGATCACAGACGATGCCTTACACTTGATCCACCTCGCCCGCTCGGGCGAGGATGTGACATTCACCAATGCCTGCGCAGAAGCGCTTGTGGTGCAAGGTGATGCCCAGCGCTTAACCCAGGTGATGGTTAATTTGCTGAGCAATGCGCGAGATGCTTGCGCACCAACAGGCACCGTGTACATATCAGCAGGTGAGCAGGCGGGCCAAGCGTGGTGGTGCGTTACCGACGACGGCCAAGGCATTGACCCAACGATTCGTGATCACTTATTTGAGCCGTTTACTACCACGAAAGCGGCAGGTGAAGGCACTGGACTGGGATTATCACTGGCGTATCAAATTATCAATGAGCACCAAGGTAGAATAGAGGTGGCTTCGCCACCGCCCGGAGCGTCTCGCGGCACGGCCATTATCCTCTGGCTACCGCTTTACCAACAGGATGATCAGCCGACCCATGTCTAG
- a CDS encoding sigma-54-dependent transcriptional regulator, whose amino-acid sequence MSRILIVEDEAIIRSALKRLLERHDYEVCEASSAEEASQFELPGFDLIISDLRLPGEPGTSLIQAAAPAPVLIMTSYASMRSAVDSLKQGAVDYVAKPFDHAELLETVARILHQQSMQHSAPPDITDGGGGRQTMIGNCTAMQLVYTRIRKTAPADVTVLILGESGTGKELVARAIHQQSKRAKAPLICVNCAAIPETLIESELFGHEKGAFTGASAARTGLVEAADGGTLFLDEIGELPLDAQARLLRVLQEGEIRKIGSVETRHVDVRLIAATHRDLRALSKSGDFRLDLYYRLNVMQIELPPLREREDDVLEIADILLDKACQRHERPGLRLSRAARQELRDYPWPGNVRELENALERGVILAEGHLIHPDDLGLAPALNRPLTPVSAAPTLSNPDATQPSAEEDDLSLEDYFQHFVLEHQDQMSETELAQKLGISRKNLWERRQRLGIPRKKTARRPH is encoded by the coding sequence ATGTCTAGGATTCTGATTGTTGAAGACGAAGCAATTATTCGCAGCGCACTTAAGCGTTTGCTTGAGCGCCACGACTATGAAGTCTGTGAAGCGAGCAGTGCTGAAGAAGCATCTCAGTTCGAACTGCCTGGCTTTGACCTCATCATCAGCGACCTGCGCCTGCCAGGCGAGCCAGGTACCAGCCTGATCCAAGCGGCTGCCCCGGCCCCCGTTCTGATCATGACGAGCTATGCCAGCATGCGCTCAGCCGTCGACTCTCTCAAACAGGGCGCCGTGGATTACGTGGCCAAACCCTTTGACCACGCGGAATTATTAGAGACCGTCGCGCGAATTCTGCATCAGCAGTCGATGCAGCACAGTGCACCGCCCGACATCACCGATGGAGGGGGCGGGCGCCAAACCATGATTGGCAACTGCACCGCGATGCAACTGGTGTATACGCGTATTCGTAAAACCGCCCCGGCCGACGTCACGGTGCTGATTCTGGGCGAATCCGGCACCGGCAAAGAACTCGTGGCCCGGGCCATTCACCAACAAAGCAAACGGGCCAAGGCCCCACTGATTTGCGTCAACTGCGCTGCTATTCCCGAAACGCTGATTGAATCGGAGCTATTTGGTCACGAGAAAGGCGCTTTTACCGGCGCAAGCGCTGCCCGCACCGGGCTGGTGGAAGCCGCCGATGGCGGCACATTATTTCTGGACGAAATCGGCGAGCTGCCTCTCGACGCTCAAGCGCGACTGCTACGTGTGTTGCAGGAAGGCGAAATCCGTAAAATCGGCTCAGTGGAAACCCGCCATGTGGATGTCCGCCTGATCGCTGCGACCCACCGCGACTTGCGCGCCCTCTCCAAAAGCGGTGATTTCCGGCTGGACCTGTATTACCGCCTAAACGTCATGCAAATAGAGCTGCCGCCGCTGCGCGAGCGTGAAGACGACGTGCTGGAAATTGCCGATATTTTGCTCGACAAAGCCTGCCAGCGCCACGAACGCCCTGGGCTACGTTTATCCCGAGCCGCGCGCCAGGAATTGCGCGACTACCCCTGGCCAGGCAACGTGCGCGAATTGGAAAATGCCCTTGAACGAGGCGTGATCCTGGCCGAAGGCCATTTGATTCACCCCGATGACCTAGGGCTTGCGCCTGCGCTCAACCGTCCGCTAACGCCAGTAAGTGCCGCTCCGACGCTAAGTAACCCAGACGCCACTCAACCCAGCGCCGAGGAGGATGACCTTTCGCTGGAAGACTATTTTCAACACTTTGTTCTTGAGCACCAGGATCAAATGAGCGAAACCGAGCTGGCGCAAAAACTCGGAATTAGTCGCAAAAATTTATGGGAAAGACGCCAACGGCTGGGTATACCGCGCAAGAAGACGGCGCGGCGCCCCCACTAG
- the pcnB gene encoding polynucleotide adenylyltransferase PcnB — translation MFKGLTRLLHSPGEQLNPLLEPQQSASSVLSPRVIPRSEHPVSRKQISDSALKVLYRLNGAGFDAYLVGGCIRDALLGKIPKDFDVATNATPEQVRDLFRNSRMIGRRFRIVHVRFGREVIEVTTFRGKPQDEHGDHIAHQSDDGLLLRDNVWGNIEEDALRRDFTVNALYYNIADFTIHDFANGAQDIDSRTLRLIGDPTTRYREDPVRMLRAVRFAAKLGFTIEAETEAPMYDLAPLLLSIPPARLFDEALKLFMSGHGLVTFRMLSHYGLFGMLFPEAEEAMADAAWAEELIEQALANTDKRIAEERPVTPAFLLAAFLWAPVVHRQAELESEGMPAIPALQAAAQQVVTRQLQHISIPKRFGMPMRDIWELQGRLPLRRGKKAFQTREHPRFRAAYDLLLLREQAGEIPSGLGDWWDAFQKGDEHDQRRLLQKVGGDPASQGDRRRKRRRKPRKSEE, via the coding sequence ATGTTCAAAGGATTAACCCGTTTATTACACAGCCCGGGAGAGCAATTGAACCCCCTGCTCGAACCCCAACAAAGCGCGTCAAGCGTGCTTAGCCCCCGCGTAATTCCTCGCTCCGAGCACCCTGTTTCTCGCAAGCAGATCAGTGACTCTGCCTTAAAAGTGCTCTATCGCCTTAACGGCGCGGGGTTTGATGCTTACCTGGTAGGCGGCTGCATTCGTGATGCCTTGTTGGGCAAAATACCCAAAGATTTTGACGTTGCCACCAATGCAACCCCAGAGCAGGTTCGCGACCTTTTCCGCAATTCACGCATGATTGGTCGGCGTTTTCGCATCGTCCATGTGCGTTTTGGCCGTGAAGTCATCGAAGTCACCACTTTCCGCGGTAAGCCTCAAGACGAGCATGGCGACCATATCGCCCATCAGTCCGACGACGGCCTCCTGCTGCGTGATAACGTATGGGGCAATATCGAAGAAGATGCCCTACGGCGCGACTTCACGGTCAATGCGCTGTATTACAATATCGCCGACTTCACCATCCACGACTTCGCCAACGGCGCTCAGGACATTGACTCGCGGACACTGCGTTTGATCGGTGACCCGACCACCCGCTACCGGGAAGACCCGGTGCGCATGCTGCGTGCCGTGCGTTTCGCCGCCAAGCTTGGCTTCACCATCGAAGCTGAGACCGAAGCGCCCATGTATGACCTGGCGCCGCTGTTGCTTAGTATTCCCCCGGCACGACTGTTTGATGAAGCGCTCAAGCTGTTTATGTCTGGCCATGGGCTGGTGACCTTCAGAATGCTGAGCCACTATGGGTTGTTTGGCATGCTGTTTCCAGAAGCCGAAGAAGCCATGGCCGATGCCGCCTGGGCGGAAGAGCTCATTGAGCAGGCGCTGGCCAATACCGATAAACGCATTGCTGAAGAGCGCCCCGTTACCCCAGCTTTCCTGCTGGCGGCATTTTTGTGGGCCCCCGTTGTTCACCGCCAGGCAGAACTCGAGAGCGAAGGCATGCCGGCTATTCCCGCGCTGCAAGCTGCCGCACAGCAAGTCGTCACACGGCAGCTTCAACACATATCCATTCCTAAACGTTTCGGCATGCCGATGCGCGACATTTGGGAACTGCAGGGGCGTTTACCCCTTCGCCGTGGCAAAAAAGCGTTCCAAACCCGCGAACACCCACGCTTCCGCGCCGCTTATGATTTGCTGTTGCTGCGCGAGCAGGCAGGGGAAATTCCGAGCGGCTTGGGCGACTGGTGGGACGCCTTCCAGAAAGGCGACGAACACGATCAACGTCGGTTGTTACAAAAGGTAGGGGGCGATCCCGCCAGTCAAGGCGACCGTCGCCGTAAGCGGCGTCGCAAACCGCGCAAAAGCGAAGAGTGA
- the folK gene encoding 2-amino-4-hydroxy-6-hydroxymethyldihydropteridine diphosphokinase, producing MSLAYIGLGSNLDNPVAQVRQALDELARLPLSQRHGTSSLYATPPLGPQDQPDFINAVAALETSLSPLALLDQLQALEQRHRRQRRRHWGPRTLDLDLLLYDQQTLDLSRLRLPHLHMHERGFVLVPLHELAPHIMLHQRPLNDWLTDLDTSAIRRLADTDVTPVATI from the coding sequence ATGTCGCTTGCTTATATCGGCCTGGGGAGCAATCTGGATAACCCCGTGGCACAGGTCAGGCAAGCGCTGGACGAACTCGCCCGGCTTCCGCTAAGCCAACGACATGGCACTTCATCACTTTACGCCACCCCTCCCCTAGGCCCCCAAGACCAACCTGATTTTATTAACGCGGTGGCGGCGCTTGAAACGTCTTTGTCCCCCCTTGCGCTGCTCGATCAACTTCAAGCGCTGGAACAGCGTCATCGCCGCCAAAGACGACGCCACTGGGGGCCGCGCACGCTCGACTTGGACTTGCTGCTTTACGATCAGCAAACGCTCGACTTGTCTCGCCTGCGGTTACCTCATTTGCATATGCACGAACGTGGCTTTGTCCTTGTACCGTTGCACGAGTTGGCCCCACACATAATGCTTCACCAGCGGCCGCTTAACGATTGGTTAACCGATCTTGACACCTCAGCGATACGACGCCTAGCGGATACCGACGTTACGCCAGTTGCTACCATCTGA
- the panB gene encoding 3-methyl-2-oxobutanoate hydroxymethyltransferase: MKTVTLSTLQAHKRAGETFSCLTAYDASFAHAASHAGIDVLLVGDSLGMVLQGHNSTLPVTIDDICYHTRCTVRGKGHSLLMVDLPFMSNATTERMLDDAAALMRAGAELVKVEGEAWMADGIRELTRRGVPVCAHLGLTPQTVYQLGGYKVQGREAAQAEKIINDAKVLVEAGASVILLECVPASLGKAVTEALDVPVIGIGAGPDTDGQILVMHDILGVTHGRTPRFVKNFLADADSIQSAFQRYHEAVKNRTFPAQEHCF, encoded by the coding sequence ATGAAAACCGTCACCCTGAGCACGCTGCAAGCGCACAAGCGCGCTGGCGAAACGTTCAGTTGCCTGACCGCTTACGATGCCTCCTTTGCCCACGCCGCCAGCCACGCAGGGATCGATGTGTTGTTGGTAGGCGATTCACTGGGCATGGTCTTGCAGGGGCATAACAGCACCCTACCGGTGACTATTGACGACATCTGCTATCACACCCGCTGCACGGTTCGTGGCAAAGGCCATAGCCTGCTGATGGTCGATCTGCCGTTCATGAGCAACGCGACCACCGAGCGCATGCTGGATGATGCGGCCGCTTTGATGCGCGCCGGTGCCGAGCTAGTCAAAGTGGAAGGCGAAGCCTGGATGGCCGACGGCATCCGTGAACTGACTCGCCGTGGCGTACCGGTATGTGCGCATTTAGGCCTAACCCCCCAAACGGTTTATCAGCTTGGCGGCTACAAGGTGCAGGGCCGGGAAGCCGCCCAGGCCGAGAAGATCATCAACGACGCAAAAGTGCTCGTTGAGGCAGGCGCGTCGGTCATTCTGCTGGAATGTGTGCCCGCAAGCCTGGGTAAAGCAGTGACCGAGGCCCTCGACGTGCCGGTGATCGGCATTGGCGCAGGCCCCGACACCGACGGCCAGATCCTTGTGATGCACGACATACTCGGTGTTACTCATGGCCGCACACCACGCTTTGTGAAAAACTTCTTGGCCGACGCTGATAGTATCCAGTCAGCGTTTCAGCGCTATCACGAAGCGGTCAAAAACCGGACCTTTCCCGCGCAAGAGCACTGCTTTTAG
- the panC gene encoding pantoate--beta-alanine ligase, producing the protein MRTLRDIHDLRHTLHGHRLRDQRIALVPTMGNLHAGHLALVESARQQADVVVASLFVNPMQFGPDEDLDAYPRTFEADQAQLTEAGCDILFAPTVSALYPNGLTAQTRVHVPEMGEGLCGGSRPGHFDGVSTVVSMLFNLVQPDIACFGQKDYQQLAVIRKLVSDLHMPIEIIGVPIVRAKDGLALSSRNGYLSQQERAIAPALYRTLCELRDALERGESIERVLHQGQTALYDAGFKPDYLELRDTMLGPVANTTRHAVLLAAAKLGPARLIDNLSVQLPAVTDTSH; encoded by the coding sequence ATGCGTACTTTGCGAGACATTCACGACCTGCGCCACACCTTGCATGGGCACCGCCTGCGTGATCAACGGATTGCCCTGGTACCTACCATGGGTAACCTTCATGCCGGCCACCTTGCTCTGGTGGAAAGCGCCCGACAGCAGGCCGATGTAGTGGTTGCCAGCCTGTTCGTTAACCCGATGCAATTTGGCCCTGATGAAGACCTGGACGCCTATCCACGCACCTTCGAGGCTGATCAAGCACAGCTAACCGAGGCGGGCTGCGATATCCTGTTCGCCCCCACAGTCAGCGCGCTGTATCCCAACGGTTTAACCGCCCAAACCCGTGTGCATGTGCCCGAGATGGGGGAAGGACTGTGTGGCGGCTCCCGCCCTGGCCACTTTGACGGCGTTTCTACCGTGGTCAGCATGCTTTTCAATCTAGTGCAGCCCGACATCGCGTGTTTTGGTCAAAAGGACTATCAGCAGCTCGCAGTTATTCGCAAGCTGGTCAGTGACCTGCATATGCCCATCGAAATTATTGGCGTGCCCATTGTGCGCGCCAAGGATGGCCTCGCGCTGTCTTCGCGTAACGGCTATTTAAGTCAGCAGGAGCGAGCGATTGCCCCGGCGCTGTACCGTACGCTTTGCGAGTTACGCGATGCATTAGAGCGCGGCGAATCCATCGAGCGGGTACTACACCAAGGCCAAACGGCCCTGTATGATGCTGGCTTTAAACCCGATTATCTTGAGCTACGTGACACCATGCTTGGCCCAGTGGCCAACACAACACGCCATGCTGTGCTGCTAGCCGCCGCCAAACTCGGACCTGCTCGGCTTATCGACAACCTCAGCGTGCAGCTGCCAGCTGTGACTGACACTAGCCACTGA
- the panD gene encoding aspartate 1-decarboxylase, with product MHTIMLKAKLHMARVTHAVLNYEGSCAIDGELLDMAGIRENEQIQIYNVENGERFTTYAIRGEEGSRLISINGAAAHLAAPGHRIIICSYAHYAEAELDNHQPALVYLQEGNHVSHTSNAIPVQLA from the coding sequence ATGCATACGATTATGCTTAAAGCCAAGCTGCATATGGCTCGCGTGACCCACGCAGTACTCAACTACGAAGGTTCCTGCGCCATCGACGGCGAGCTGCTGGATATGGCAGGCATCCGTGAGAACGAGCAAATCCAGATTTATAACGTCGAGAACGGCGAACGCTTTACCACCTACGCCATTCGCGGTGAAGAAGGCTCCAGGTTGATTTCCATTAACGGCGCTGCTGCGCACCTCGCCGCCCCAGGGCATCGCATCATTATTTGCAGCTACGCCCACTATGCCGAAGCTGAACTTGACAACCACCAGCCCGCCCTGGTGTATCTACAGGAAGGCAATCACGTTAGCCACACCAGCAACGCGATTCCTGTCCAGCTCGCCTAA